One stretch of Chitinophaga pendula DNA includes these proteins:
- a CDS encoding TonB-dependent receptor → MLISTAGIAQSYNLSEKVTLSVTHTNIADVLEVLDKQTNFSFTYSKTTLRKIAVGNISWQYLSLQQALEELKNRYQLNYLPIGGTISFSIAEKQTLPVHSETKGGTIKGRIVDFETSQPLPGASVQLEGTVKGTVTDTRGYYEFRDLPIGKYNLLISYIGYLRNSILAMAEEGKSNTYDIKMTAGKSLDAVIIKAGSRRVSPVTFSTDREIISEIRGANAVVSGISNEQINKMADRNAAEIVKRIPGITVADDRFIVIRGMNPRYNQTYLNGALAPSTELYTHAFALDLLPTPIIDRILIFKSPTPDVYGDVTGGSVKIFTKNAQPVRHFDIGIQTGIRTGTTFKEGNTYQGGHLDWLGFDDGTRTAPSRLLPGFAANYGKAPVAQVKMLQAFSPDIQNGRKMMSPDIQGFINYFDNVRVSAHARLYNFTMVNYTRENRIQQVYRQTGNLYSMSFAGMTQDANRITHADQSMEKGRLNIMENLLLKLNEHHSIELKNFFLNEGNKNTSVSISQYNQLPKQDSAQQIRSKDILENFEQRTLYSGNLRGIHQVGTNRRHHVAWNLGYNYYRQLIPDQRNIRFFGQNGFFNAAGSNMTSYRDVFLGMMNRSFITNNEKNYQGALDYTYTITPLLKIKAGAYGLFKNREVERRFFQVNRAGLDGVNLAGFEFAPPGIHDNYGWSDPNLIQFKEEEMNRVWSAGYFPANGKGLAIYNDSQPTDSYVADERNLAFYAMGDWQLLNKRLNIIGGLRVEHDRQRLSVAIVQNGAFIPLLLEKPLNVWLPSVNATYSFADSTMLFRAGYGKTVNRPEFREISPFSDYDFLNDLTIRGNPNLLTARIDNYDLRWEWYPKAHPGEIINAGVFYKYLTHPIEQIRDDQSGAVSFLPTNISYWNADKAVVYGIEAEVRKSLSFIPGNVFRNLSIMLNGALIRSRASKAPVGDSAQQGFYSAFKNRQLQGQAPYVLNTGLFYENPGWGLKFSLTYNISGPTINAVSKVSTKEGHGDAETGPNGNPTAQAFIRPNLLELPRHQLDLSISQRLFKSMNVRLNIQNLLDQAVRIVEDQDYDNKYTAEKNTGYMPGAYPGVSGPLYKGDNIFRRFNTGRYMALSFTYAF, encoded by the coding sequence ATGTTGATTTCAACAGCGGGAATCGCTCAGTCATACAACCTTTCCGAAAAGGTCACCTTATCCGTTACACATACCAACATTGCTGATGTATTGGAAGTACTCGACAAACAAACCAACTTTTCATTTACCTATTCCAAAACCACATTAAGAAAGATTGCCGTAGGGAATATCAGCTGGCAATATTTATCCCTTCAGCAGGCGCTGGAAGAATTAAAAAACAGGTATCAACTCAATTATTTGCCAATTGGAGGCACCATTTCTTTCAGTATTGCTGAAAAGCAAACGCTCCCGGTGCATTCTGAAACAAAAGGAGGCACCATCAAGGGACGCATCGTCGATTTTGAAACCTCCCAACCGCTACCAGGTGCGTCCGTTCAGTTGGAAGGCACCGTCAAGGGTACTGTTACTGATACAAGGGGATATTATGAGTTCAGGGATCTCCCTATAGGAAAGTATAACTTACTGATCTCTTATATTGGCTATCTGCGTAATAGTATTCTTGCAATGGCTGAAGAAGGCAAGAGTAATACTTATGATATAAAAATGACAGCAGGTAAGTCTCTTGATGCCGTAATCATCAAAGCGGGATCCAGAAGAGTATCGCCTGTGACCTTCTCTACTGACCGAGAGATCATTAGCGAAATACGTGGTGCAAATGCGGTGGTATCTGGTATTTCAAACGAGCAGATCAATAAGATGGCAGATCGGAATGCAGCTGAAATTGTAAAACGTATCCCAGGTATTACTGTTGCAGATGATCGCTTTATCGTAATACGGGGAATGAATCCCCGCTATAATCAAACCTACTTGAATGGTGCATTGGCTCCGAGTACGGAGTTATATACACATGCCTTTGCACTGGATTTGTTACCCACTCCGATCATAGATCGCATTCTCATCTTTAAGTCACCTACGCCAGATGTTTACGGAGATGTCACCGGAGGCTCAGTAAAAATATTTACAAAAAATGCCCAGCCTGTCAGACATTTTGATATCGGTATACAAACAGGTATAAGAACGGGGACTACATTCAAAGAAGGGAATACTTATCAGGGAGGACACCTGGACTGGTTAGGATTTGATGACGGTACACGAACCGCTCCCTCGCGCCTACTCCCAGGATTTGCAGCCAACTATGGGAAAGCCCCTGTCGCCCAAGTAAAGATGCTGCAGGCCTTCTCTCCGGACATTCAAAACGGCCGAAAAATGATGAGTCCTGATATCCAGGGGTTCATTAACTATTTCGACAACGTTAGGGTAAGTGCTCATGCTCGCCTGTACAACTTTACAATGGTTAATTACACCCGTGAAAATCGTATTCAGCAAGTATACCGTCAGACCGGCAATCTTTATTCTATGAGTTTTGCTGGTATGACGCAAGATGCCAACAGGATCACACATGCGGATCAGTCTATGGAAAAGGGACGGTTGAATATTATGGAGAATTTGTTACTCAAGCTGAATGAACATCATTCTATTGAGTTAAAAAATTTCTTCCTCAATGAAGGGAATAAAAATACATCCGTCTCCATTTCACAGTATAACCAGCTCCCAAAACAGGATAGCGCCCAACAGATACGCAGCAAAGATATATTGGAAAATTTTGAACAGCGAACATTGTATTCCGGGAACCTGAGAGGTATACACCAGGTGGGTACAAACCGCCGGCACCATGTAGCATGGAACCTCGGATACAATTATTACAGACAGCTTATCCCCGATCAGCGTAATATCCGATTCTTTGGACAGAACGGATTTTTTAATGCTGCAGGCAGTAATATGACCTCTTACCGTGATGTATTCTTAGGAATGATGAATCGCAGTTTTATTACCAACAATGAAAAAAACTATCAGGGAGCACTTGATTATACCTACACTATTACTCCTCTTCTAAAGATCAAAGCAGGCGCTTATGGTCTATTTAAGAACAGGGAAGTAGAGCGCAGGTTCTTTCAAGTAAACCGAGCAGGACTCGATGGTGTAAATCTTGCCGGATTCGAATTTGCGCCTCCCGGCATCCATGATAACTACGGATGGAGCGATCCTAACCTGATACAGTTTAAGGAAGAAGAGATGAACAGAGTATGGTCTGCCGGCTACTTCCCTGCAAACGGGAAGGGGCTTGCGATTTACAATGATAGCCAACCAACAGATAGTTATGTTGCGGATGAGCGCAACCTTGCTTTTTATGCTATGGGTGATTGGCAGCTGTTGAACAAGCGCCTGAACATTATTGGAGGACTACGTGTTGAACATGACCGGCAACGCCTGTCTGTCGCTATCGTACAAAACGGCGCCTTTATTCCATTGTTGTTGGAAAAGCCATTAAATGTATGGTTACCCTCTGTCAATGCGACGTATTCTTTCGCTGATTCGACCATGCTTTTCAGAGCCGGATATGGAAAAACAGTGAACCGCCCTGAGTTCCGCGAAATTTCACCTTTCTCCGATTACGACTTTCTTAATGATCTGACAATACGTGGGAATCCCAATTTGCTTACAGCACGAATTGACAACTATGATCTGCGGTGGGAATGGTATCCCAAAGCACATCCGGGAGAGATCATCAACGCAGGTGTATTTTATAAATATCTGACACATCCTATTGAGCAAATACGGGATGACCAATCTGGAGCAGTATCATTTCTGCCCACTAATATTAGTTACTGGAATGCGGATAAAGCTGTGGTTTATGGTATAGAGGCAGAAGTACGTAAAAGTCTGTCCTTTATCCCGGGTAACGTCTTTCGTAACCTATCCATTATGCTCAATGGTGCATTGATCAGAAGTCGGGCATCCAAAGCTCCAGTAGGCGACAGTGCCCAACAAGGTTTCTATAGTGCATTTAAAAACAGGCAGCTACAGGGGCAGGCCCCATATGTTCTTAACACAGGACTTTTTTATGAAAATCCCGGATGGGGGTTAAAATTTTCACTGACTTATAATATTTCAGGTCCAACGATCAATGCAGTATCCAAAGTGTCTACTAAGGAAGGTCATGGTGACGCGGAGACCGGGCCTAATGGTAATCCAACTGCCCAAGCCTTTATCCGTCCCAATTTATTGGAATTGCCCAGGCACCAGTTAGACCTTTCTATCAGCCAAAGGCTGTTTAAGTCTATGAATGTAAGACTCAATATTCAAAATTTATTAGATCAGGCGGTACGAATAGTAGAAGATCAGGACTATGACAACAAGTATACTGCCGAAAAGAATACCGGCTATATGCCTGGCGCTTATCCTGGTGTCAGCGGGCCACTTTATAAAGGAGATAATATCTTCAGGCGCTTCAATACTGGCCGATATATGGCACTTTCATTCACCTACGCTTTTTAA
- a CDS encoding RNA polymerase sigma factor: MNQLPDNELLILLKSDDNRAYEELFHRYWKETFTLAHRKCGNEQEALDIVQNIFFQLWENRKHLSITGSFAAWLYTVVKYKVIDWYRSTQTREVQKKALYQQLVAQSAAVVKENTIIHYRELSSDWETAVNNLPERMREVYLMRYQVHLSIGDIAQQLSLTPQSVKNHLQKAKVRLRKMLSHHLPIF, from the coding sequence ATGAATCAACTTCCCGACAACGAATTACTGATATTACTTAAGAGCGATGATAATCGCGCGTATGAGGAATTATTCCATCGTTACTGGAAGGAGACATTTACGCTCGCTCATCGCAAATGTGGGAATGAGCAAGAGGCACTTGATATCGTTCAGAATATATTTTTCCAATTATGGGAAAACCGTAAGCACTTATCTATTACCGGGTCATTTGCAGCATGGCTGTATACTGTAGTAAAATATAAAGTTATCGACTGGTACCGCAGCACACAAACAAGAGAAGTACAAAAAAAAGCCTTATATCAGCAACTTGTTGCGCAATCAGCTGCAGTTGTCAAAGAAAATACCATTATTCATTACCGTGAACTTAGCAGTGACTGGGAAACGGCCGTCAATAATCTTCCCGAGCGTATGAGAGAAGTATACCTCATGCGTTATCAGGTACATCTTTCCATTGGTGACATCGCTCAACAATTATCCCTAACTCCTCAAAGTGTAAAAAATCATTTACAGAAAGCCAAAGTACGCTTACGCAAAATGCTTTCACACCACCTACCCATTTTTTAG
- a CDS encoding FecR family protein codes for MSEQQFVNELLHRYLTGECTPAEQQIIQQWYDQLDLTAHDPQVQNKDLTETAFQRLRNQLPSLPKDATAKRLPIIRRRYIRWIAAAVIIGLSVVYLLPHLQTSKKAAPTTISIVNTDSRQLKHIQLPDGSSVWLNRLSRLEWATSTDDTVRLVKLSGEALFNIKPYADKPFVVQAGPTRTLVLGTEFNVEAYTGEQEIKVALLSGKVQLSTAGDISQTILQPGKLATWSVKNKSYKISTLPDDVSTWTKGYTVFNEVPLTSAINRLAKRYNWKVVWHRKNKPDIPVSAIFSKETPTQMLQGIAFTYHLTLTIQGDTVFIK; via the coding sequence ATGAGCGAACAGCAATTTGTCAACGAACTGTTACACAGGTACCTAACGGGAGAATGCACACCAGCGGAACAGCAAATCATTCAACAATGGTATGATCAACTGGATCTTACTGCACATGATCCACAGGTGCAAAACAAGGACCTTACGGAAACGGCCTTCCAGCGATTGCGTAACCAACTGCCTTCATTACCGAAGGATGCAACTGCCAAACGACTACCGATAATTCGACGCAGGTATATCCGTTGGATTGCCGCAGCTGTAATTATTGGCTTATCCGTCGTTTATCTATTGCCGCACCTTCAGACCAGCAAAAAAGCTGCGCCAACAACCATATCTATCGTTAATACTGACAGCCGGCAACTAAAACACATTCAACTTCCTGATGGCTCCTCGGTGTGGTTAAACAGGCTTTCCAGGTTGGAATGGGCAACGAGTACAGATGACACGGTACGACTGGTCAAATTATCCGGTGAGGCATTGTTCAATATCAAGCCTTACGCAGATAAACCATTTGTTGTTCAGGCAGGCCCTACCCGTACACTTGTGCTCGGTACTGAATTTAATGTTGAAGCATATACAGGAGAGCAGGAAATTAAGGTGGCATTATTAAGTGGTAAGGTGCAGTTATCAACAGCAGGAGATATATCCCAGACCATTTTACAGCCAGGGAAACTAGCTACCTGGTCGGTGAAAAATAAATCTTATAAGATAAGTACACTTCCTGATGACGTAAGCACATGGACTAAAGGATATACTGTATTTAACGAAGTGCCTTTGACATCTGCCATCAACCGATTGGCGAAACGATATAATTGGAAAGTCGTATGGCATCGTAAGAACAAGCCCGATATTCCGGTTTCTGCGATTTTCAGTAAGGAAACACCTACGCAAATGCTGCAAGGGATAGCATTTACCTATCATCTTACACTTACTATACAAGGGGACACTGTCTTTATTAAATAA
- the nusG gene encoding transcription termination/antitermination protein NusG — MARFSPGWYVLYTRPSHEKKVAANLNELQIRCYLPLIRSLRAIGNKCKIIDTPLFPSYLFIYLEEMQQYYSGLDLDGVLNYVKIGRDIARVQDQVVENIRLTVASGEQLEVSTEQFLPGEQLVIKEGPLAGLACEVINYNSKDKYLVRVRLMNRCILISADAANLLTDTVMSLPACS, encoded by the coding sequence ATGGCGCGATTTTCCCCAGGGTGGTATGTTTTATATACCAGACCTTCCCACGAAAAAAAAGTTGCAGCGAACCTGAATGAATTGCAAATCCGTTGCTATCTCCCATTGATAAGATCGCTTCGGGCAATTGGCAACAAGTGCAAAATCATTGACACGCCCTTATTCCCCTCTTATCTCTTCATATATCTGGAAGAGATGCAGCAATATTATAGCGGACTAGATTTGGATGGTGTATTGAACTATGTGAAAATTGGAAGGGACATCGCCCGTGTACAGGACCAGGTGGTTGAAAATATTCGCCTGACTGTCGCCAGTGGCGAACAGCTGGAAGTATCCACAGAACAGTTTCTGCCGGGCGAGCAGCTCGTTATAAAGGAAGGTCCATTAGCTGGCCTTGCTTGCGAAGTAATCAATTACAATAGTAAAGATAAATACCTAGTAAGAGTAAGGTTAATGAACAGATGTATCCTTATATCTGCTGATGCCGCCAATCTATTGACCGATACTGTTATGTCATTACCAGCTTGCAGTTAA